The Moorella glycerini genomic interval GTGCCTTTGCCGCCCTAGTTATCGGCATATTATTTGTTTTTCTATTTCTTTTAGTGAAGGGTGGTCCTAATAGAATTAAGTCTATTTTAAATATGATTTTCCTTATGTTTACTGTTGTATTTATTATAAGCCGTACTACTATTGGTAACATCATTTTCCAAAGCTTTAAGATAGTCGGTCATACAGAAGAAGTGCGTTTAAATTTATGGGGAGCGGGTTTAGAAGTGTGGAGTAAGACGCCAATTATTGGTGTGGGGTTTGGAAACTATATAAATTATGTAGGAATGCGTGATGCTCACAACACGATTATTGAAGTCTTGGTTGAAACCGGCTTGATTGGAATAATATTATTTTTGCTTTTCTTTTTAAGCCTATTTTACTATATTATTAACTTAATTAAGAAAACAACACAAGAAGAACAAAAACGTTTACTAAGAGCAATTCTCATAGGGCTAATAACAACAACAGTTCATTCATTTGTTGAGCCGTTTTTCTTAAGTGGTAGTAGCCTCACATGGTTATCAATTATAATGTCTTATGTTTATGTTGTCTCGACTACCTGTAATAGGAAACCTAACCAGAAAGGCATTCCTTAAACAGATTGCCAGAATGGAACCAGAAACCGGGAGAGGTATACTCTTTCTTCTAATAAACCAAACTGGCTCTAGTGCTCCTAGTTTCCTGATTACACCTCTTCGGCACTTTTGAATATACATTTAATGTTAAATTTAGAGAGTATAGGA includes:
- a CDS encoding O-antigen ligase family protein translates to MSKIPLTIILLVSLLFGKLYELPIAGKTFVLFYTDIAILGALAITAIRGRWVVPVSTSLMLWLSFILWASLSIFWAADPLRAAMNAAYLFRAILTLLLSFNDLRWQLDSWRSLTWTLRLFSGILCLQIITSFIQGANELNWQLSFYGLKPFIVTPLGGSNYLAIFLEFAIVYELIVKPRLWFILFFLYCFSLVITLSRGAFAALVIGILFVFLFLLVKGGPNRIKSILNMIFLMFTVVFIISRTTIGNIIFQSFKIVGHTEEVRLNLWGAGLEVWSKTPIIGVGFGNYINYVGMRDAHNTIIEVLVETGLIGIILFLLFFLSLFYYIINLIKKTTQEEQKRLLRAILIGLITTTVHSFVEPFFLSGSSLTWLSIIMSYVYVVSTTCNRKPNQKGIP